One window of Brevibacillus choshinensis genomic DNA carries:
- a CDS encoding DEAD/DEAH box helicase: MSVQLTHRLIQQRCGKISYEKGKAYNRAGKVTFTDYNPYIPSYQAQVKGIISDQVTVEWDEDGMETTCTCPSLQSYDQDCQHVAAVLIAILELELDGRSPVIARSGEPSRAERTDSSFEKQLATNLLGLFAETSVKTGRTRFDARTPLEVEIICKLVTYGYQKHMFGIELKIGSKRRYIVKKIKDCLERIEQGKPYEFTSHFRYDPTLHYFQKEDEFVLKQLIEILQNEKMYRETSHRTSIHNRDSETRTLLVPPISWGKLMESLLRAPIITFELENGTFEGITVSEEPLPLCFSFDQGSSDSYQMEIKGLEHVTVMEPYGVAVSNGKLHKLSPEMGYRLSELKRMLATSRKHGIQISQDQMEPFMVQVVPELVKVGSVAIAPSVSSRLVRTQLQARLYLDRIRDRLIAGLEFQYGDIVFNPLEDSSQSRGTDLIVVRDGERERQILELMEQSAFAQTEAGYYMEDEESEYEFLYRMVPQLEKLIKVYATNAVKVRLHTATAPPKIRVDVDERTNWLDFTFDIDGIPETEIRSLLKSLEEKRKYYLLPNGAMLPLESAEYQDIQRFMGEMGIHGKDIQGTQLRLPIARGLTMMDTDNRSTAITVGKSFRRLLENVRNPDNLDFPVPESLLNVLRDYQVYGYQWLKTLAHYHFGGILADDMGLGKTVQSIAFLVSVLPEIRERKQPALIVSPASLIYNWRSELKKFAPQIRAVIADGTKSERTQTLKDASQVDVIITSYPLLRRDFATYAKDSYHTLFLDEAQAFKNHTTQTAQAVKGIQAAYRFALTGTPVENGLDELWSIYDAVFPGLFPARKAFHDLSREQVAKRVRPFLLRRLKTDVLRELPEKIETLQATVLLPEQKKLYVAYLAKLQQETLKHLYKETFQKNRIKILAGLTRLRQLCCHPALFVEDYEGSSAKFEQLMEILEDCRNAGKRVLLFSQFTEMLGIIGRELGYEGIPFFYLDGDTPAATRVELCNRFNEGERNLFLLSLKAGGTGLNLTGADTVILYDLWWNPAVEQQAADRAHRIGQKNVVQVIRLVAEGTVEEKMFELQQKKKNLIQEVIQPGQEALSSLTEQDIRELLMIG; the protein is encoded by the coding sequence ATGAGCGTTCAATTGACCCACAGGCTAATACAGCAGCGATGTGGCAAAATCTCCTATGAAAAAGGAAAAGCCTACAATCGGGCGGGGAAAGTGACATTCACGGACTACAATCCATACATTCCGAGTTATCAAGCACAGGTCAAGGGAATCATCAGTGATCAGGTAACAGTGGAATGGGATGAGGATGGAATGGAAACCACCTGTACTTGTCCATCACTTCAATCCTACGATCAGGACTGCCAGCATGTTGCTGCCGTTCTCATAGCGATTCTCGAGCTTGAGTTGGATGGCAGATCTCCCGTCATAGCGAGATCTGGCGAGCCAAGCAGAGCTGAGCGGACAGACTCGTCATTCGAAAAACAATTGGCGACCAACCTACTGGGCCTTTTTGCGGAAACGTCCGTCAAAACGGGTAGAACACGGTTCGATGCCAGAACGCCATTGGAAGTTGAGATAATTTGCAAGCTGGTCACGTACGGTTACCAAAAGCACATGTTCGGGATTGAACTGAAGATAGGTTCGAAGCGACGATACATTGTGAAAAAAATAAAGGATTGCTTAGAGCGGATCGAGCAAGGAAAACCATATGAATTCACGAGCCACTTCCGTTACGATCCAACTCTTCACTATTTCCAAAAGGAAGATGAGTTCGTTCTCAAACAACTGATTGAGATCCTCCAAAATGAAAAGATGTATCGAGAGACTTCTCACCGTACCTCGATCCATAACCGCGATAGTGAAACGAGGACGTTACTCGTTCCGCCTATCTCTTGGGGAAAACTGATGGAGTCTCTTTTGCGTGCTCCGATAATAACCTTTGAATTGGAAAACGGGACGTTCGAGGGGATTACGGTATCCGAGGAACCATTACCGTTGTGCTTTTCGTTTGATCAAGGAAGCTCGGACAGTTATCAAATGGAAATAAAAGGTCTTGAGCATGTCACCGTGATGGAACCATATGGTGTAGCGGTTTCCAATGGAAAGCTGCATAAGCTGTCCCCAGAGATGGGCTATCGCCTCTCCGAGTTGAAAAGGATGCTAGCTACTTCGCGTAAACACGGCATTCAAATCTCGCAGGATCAGATGGAGCCTTTTATGGTACAAGTTGTCCCGGAGCTGGTGAAGGTTGGGAGCGTGGCGATCGCACCATCTGTTTCTTCTCGCTTGGTACGTACACAGCTCCAGGCAAGATTGTATTTGGATCGAATCAGGGATCGGCTGATAGCTGGACTGGAATTTCAATACGGAGATATTGTTTTTAATCCTCTTGAAGACTCCTCTCAAAGTCGTGGGACTGACCTGATTGTGGTAAGGGATGGAGAACGGGAACGGCAAATTTTAGAGCTGATGGAGCAGAGTGCCTTTGCCCAGACAGAAGCAGGCTATTATATGGAAGATGAAGAATCAGAATATGAATTCTTGTATCGGATGGTCCCACAGCTGGAAAAGCTGATAAAAGTTTATGCTACCAATGCAGTAAAAGTGAGATTACACACTGCAACTGCTCCTCCAAAGATCAGGGTGGACGTAGACGAGCGAACGAACTGGTTAGATTTTACATTTGACATTGACGGGATTCCAGAGACAGAGATTCGTAGTTTATTGAAGTCACTGGAGGAAAAGCGAAAGTATTACCTTCTCCCAAATGGAGCCATGCTTCCATTAGAAAGTGCTGAATATCAAGACATTCAACGCTTTATGGGCGAAATGGGAATCCATGGGAAAGATATTCAGGGTACCCAGCTACGCCTCCCCATCGCACGCGGTCTAACGATGATGGATACAGACAACAGAAGCACAGCGATTACCGTGGGAAAATCATTTCGTCGACTCCTGGAAAACGTGCGCAATCCGGACAATCTGGACTTTCCTGTACCGGAGAGCCTGTTGAACGTCCTACGCGACTATCAGGTGTATGGGTATCAGTGGTTAAAGACACTCGCCCACTATCATTTCGGAGGGATTTTGGCAGATGATATGGGACTGGGAAAAACTGTGCAGAGTATTGCGTTTCTCGTGTCTGTCCTGCCGGAGATCAGGGAGCGCAAACAGCCTGCATTAATCGTGTCGCCTGCCTCTCTTATCTACAACTGGCGAAGTGAGCTGAAGAAATTTGCGCCGCAGATCCGCGCGGTCATTGCGGACGGCACCAAGAGTGAGCGTACACAGACCTTGAAGGATGCGTCACAGGTTGATGTCATTATTACCTCGTATCCTCTATTACGCAGAGACTTTGCTACGTATGCGAAGGATTCGTACCATACACTCTTTCTGGATGAGGCGCAGGCATTCAAGAATCACACAACACAGACAGCCCAAGCAGTAAAAGGCATACAGGCTGCCTACCGATTTGCCCTCACTGGTACGCCTGTCGAGAACGGATTAGATGAATTGTGGTCGATTTATGACGCAGTCTTTCCGGGCCTTTTCCCGGCTCGAAAAGCATTTCACGACTTATCCAGAGAACAGGTGGCCAAACGCGTCCGTCCATTCCTGTTGCGGAGATTGAAGACAGATGTCTTGAGGGAGCTTCCAGAAAAGATCGAAACTCTTCAAGCCACCGTGCTCTTGCCGGAACAGAAAAAGCTCTATGTAGCCTATTTGGCTAAGCTTCAGCAAGAGACGCTGAAGCATTTGTACAAAGAAACCTTTCAGAAAAACCGGATCAAGATTCTTGCTGGCTTAACCAGACTACGTCAGCTGTGCTGTCATCCCGCCCTTTTTGTGGAAGACTACGAAGGAAGCTCAGCCAAATTCGAGCAGTTGATGGAAATCCTAGAGGATTGCCGAAATGCAGGGAAACGAGTATTGTTGTTCTCCCAATTTACGGAAATGCTCGGGATAATTGGACGTGAGCTAGGCTACGAAGGAATTCCATTCTTTTATTTGGACGGAGACACGCCGGCAGCGACACGCGTTGAGCTGTGCAATAGGTTTAATGAAGGGGAGAGAAATCTATTTTTGCTTTCACTCAAGGCAGGGGGTACGGGATTGAATTTGACTGGTGCTGACACGGTGATTCTCTACGATCTATGGTGGAATCCAGCTGTGGAGCAGCAAGCGGCAGATCGAGCCCATCGAATCGGGCAAAAAAATGTCGTCCAAGTCATCCGCCTCGTCGCAGAAGGTACAGTGGAAGAAAAAATGTTTGAACTTCAGCAAAAAAAGAAGAACCTCATTCAGGAAGTAATCCAACCCGGCCAAGAAGCGTTGTCCAGCTTGACGGAACAGGATATTAGAGAGCTATTGATGATCGGGTGA
- a CDS encoding LysR family transcriptional regulator, whose amino-acid sequence MSLSKFEVFVTVIESGSLTRAGEVLGLTQAAISHAIASLEREYGFSILTRGRSGVSLTSNGERVLKYMREMLRWNEQMLQEVSAINGIEVGTVRIGTFTSVSTQWLPGILKQFQDQFPAIEIKLLEGYYDDIESWIVSGSVDMGFVSLPATETLETVPLHQDRMLVIVTDDHPLCEKESVHLSDLQQEIFIMPKTGCDNDIQRIFRNARFTPRVKYEVGDDHAIIAMVQSGLGISILPEMILFRLPPNIRTIPLSGEHYRSLGIAVPSMKQMSPASQRFFHCVTEWVQKSTSLQ is encoded by the coding sequence GTGAGCCTCAGTAAGTTTGAAGTGTTCGTCACCGTGATAGAGTCTGGCAGTCTGACGAGAGCGGGTGAAGTGCTCGGCCTGACCCAAGCGGCGATCAGCCACGCGATAGCCAGCTTGGAGAGAGAATACGGATTTTCGATTTTGACGAGAGGACGGTCGGGGGTCAGTCTGACGAGCAATGGGGAGCGTGTACTCAAATACATGAGAGAGATGCTACGCTGGAACGAGCAAATGCTACAGGAGGTCTCGGCAATCAACGGGATTGAAGTGGGAACGGTGCGAATCGGGACGTTTACGAGTGTTTCAACGCAATGGCTCCCTGGTATTCTCAAACAGTTTCAAGATCAGTTCCCCGCAATTGAGATCAAGCTGCTGGAAGGCTACTACGATGATATCGAAAGCTGGATTGTGTCTGGCTCAGTAGATATGGGATTCGTCTCTTTGCCAGCGACTGAGACCTTGGAAACCGTGCCGTTACACCAGGACCGCATGCTTGTGATCGTGACGGATGACCATCCACTGTGCGAAAAAGAATCCGTGCATCTCAGTGACTTGCAGCAGGAAATCTTCATTATGCCAAAGACCGGCTGCGACAATGACATTCAACGAATCTTCCGAAATGCTCGATTTACTCCGCGAGTAAAGTACGAAGTGGGAGACGACCACGCCATTATCGCCATGGTGCAAAGTGGACTTGGAATCAGTATTCTACCGGAAATGATACTATTTCGCTTGCCCCCGAACATTCGCACGATTCCATTATCAGGGGAACATTACAGATCATTAGGCATTGCTGTTCCTTCCATGAAGCAGATGTCACCAGCGTCACAGCGGTTTTTCCATTGTGTAACAGAGTGGGTACAGAAGAGCACCTCGCTACAGTAA
- a CDS encoding YwaF family protein, with amino-acid sequence MEDMMTSPYFTYMITTEPFRMFSISHVCSLLLCALILTLLYVYRHRLQPPYVDTVSRFLLAGVLATSEIAYHLWHIGTNTWSLREALPLQLCSITLLLSIIMLVTSSYRLFELTFFAGLAGAGIALLTPELFYPFPHFRFFHFFVAHEGIVLACLYMTWVKGYRPTISSVWKAMAALNVLLVIALLVNRWTGGNYLFVSHKPEQPSLMDYLGPYPWYILSLEVVALLLFTLLYLPFRVGKRSTARRHSIDA; translated from the coding sequence ATGGAGGATATGATGACCTCACCTTACTTCACTTACATGATTACAACTGAACCCTTTCGAATGTTTTCGATCAGTCATGTGTGCAGTTTGCTCCTTTGCGCCCTGATTCTCACGCTCCTCTATGTTTACCGTCATAGACTTCAGCCACCATACGTGGACACGGTGTCGCGATTCCTACTCGCTGGTGTTCTCGCAACATCAGAAATCGCCTACCACTTGTGGCATATCGGGACAAACACGTGGTCACTGCGCGAAGCATTGCCCTTACAGCTCTGTAGCATCACGCTTCTCTTGTCCATCATCATGCTGGTTACCAGTAGCTATCGACTTTTCGAACTGACGTTTTTTGCTGGCCTTGCCGGGGCTGGAATTGCGCTTCTCACCCCGGAGCTGTTTTATCCATTTCCGCATTTTCGCTTCTTTCATTTTTTTGTGGCTCATGAAGGAATCGTACTCGCTTGTCTATACATGACATGGGTCAAAGGATATCGACCTACCATTTCCTCCGTCTGGAAAGCGATGGCCGCACTCAATGTCTTGTTGGTAATTGCCCTCCTAGTCAATCGCTGGACAGGTGGAAATTATTTGTTTGTCTCTCACAAGCCTGAACAACCTAGCTTAATGGATTATTTGGGACCGTATCCCTGGTACATCCTCTCGCTGGAGGTTGTTGCACTCCTTCTGTTTACGCTGCTCTACTTGCCTTTCAGAGTCGGAAAGCGCAGCACTGCTCGCAGGCATTCAATCGATGCTTAA
- a CDS encoding DMT family transporter, whose protein sequence is MKPQVKADLAMLLVTLFWGSSYLFMQMGLTDLETFNLIGIRFGIAFIIAALFFHKRIIRINRKTLLHALILGAILFGVFATVTEGVKTTTASQAGFLVSLTVIFVPLLSILLKNKPETRVFFGAGLALIGIGLLTLTDHFQISQGDALCIGTALFYATHIIVTGKLAPQSDAIQLGVYQLGFAALFGLIFSIFTEAPRLPHTPKAWLAVLVLSILCSAIGFVVQTVAQQHTTPTHTGLIFSLEPVFAALFAFMLNGETLTVRGYIGAALVLLSVLIAEIDLRRWIRGEQKVTPLPERNLPL, encoded by the coding sequence ATGAAGCCTCAAGTAAAAGCTGACCTTGCCATGCTGCTCGTTACCCTTTTTTGGGGATCATCCTATCTGTTCATGCAAATGGGTCTGACTGATCTCGAGACGTTCAATCTCATTGGCATTCGGTTCGGAATCGCATTTATCATCGCTGCCTTGTTCTTTCATAAGCGCATCATTCGGATCAATCGCAAAACGCTTTTACATGCCTTGATTTTGGGGGCCATTCTGTTCGGTGTCTTTGCTACCGTTACGGAGGGAGTGAAGACGACGACGGCTTCTCAGGCAGGCTTCCTGGTCAGTCTTACGGTTATTTTCGTTCCTTTGCTTTCCATTTTGCTCAAAAACAAACCGGAGACACGCGTCTTTTTTGGTGCAGGACTCGCCCTCATCGGCATTGGTCTTTTGACATTGACCGATCACTTTCAAATAAGTCAAGGTGATGCCTTGTGCATCGGAACAGCTTTGTTTTATGCCACACACATTATCGTAACGGGAAAATTAGCTCCACAGTCAGATGCGATCCAGCTCGGCGTCTATCAGCTCGGGTTTGCCGCCCTTTTCGGACTCATTTTTTCAATTTTCACAGAAGCACCCAGACTCCCACACACGCCAAAAGCCTGGCTCGCTGTACTCGTGCTCAGCATCCTGTGCAGCGCCATTGGTTTCGTCGTGCAAACAGTAGCCCAACAGCATACGACTCCTACCCACACTGGCTTGATCTTTTCGCTGGAGCCGGTTTTTGCCGCTCTCTTCGCCTTTATGCTGAACGGAGAAACACTCACTGTTCGTGGTTATATCGGCGCAGCCCTTGTCTTGTTGAGCGTATTGATCGCCGAGATTGATCTTCGGCGGTGGATTCGTGGAGAGCAGAAGGTCACTCCGCTTCCCGAACGAAATCTCCCTCTGTGA
- a CDS encoding amidohydrolase, with protein sequence MNTTIFTNGRIYTGDPQHLFVQAMVVKDGLVHDLGTDADMTLQWGKSDTRIIDLQGCTATPGLIDSHLHLGWLGLTFLQLDLTKATSKDEMLYLIKQKAEQTPPNEWIQGFGWDENLFVGGGGIPTLEELDLVAPHCPILLSRICGHANLVNSKALELSNYHPDMAVPAGGVIVHDPVTGKPTGMLLETASNLITPNIPKPSYDSLKQALRGSVRYAMEHGLTGAHTEDCRDLHGLAQTYRLYDELINGEELALRCNLLVYYPNMHELRDLGMHAGYGNSHVNIGAVKIFADGALGRRTAYLGAPYADDPTTCGYPVHEQEALTELVRQARELHMPIAVHTIGDKALEMVLDSLDQFAPVAYRDRLIHTQILRPDLLDRLAVPHRIADIQPRFLAGDFPWVMDRVGEERIQHSYIWKTMMERGIICAAGSDTPVEPIDPLLGIHAAVTRKAPGDTHGGYLPHEKLTMQEAIHLFTLGSATVTNEDHVKGTLSRGKFADMTVYSHDLFSIDPDELLSTKVVMTVIGGHVRYSR encoded by the coding sequence ATGAACACCACAATTTTTACTAACGGACGTATCTATACGGGAGATCCTCAGCATTTGTTCGTACAAGCCATGGTCGTCAAAGATGGACTCGTCCACGATCTGGGAACAGATGCTGACATGACCCTGCAATGGGGCAAAAGCGATACCCGGATCATCGATCTCCAAGGCTGCACGGCAACACCAGGGCTGATTGACAGTCATCTTCATCTGGGCTGGCTGGGCCTGACCTTTCTCCAATTGGATTTGACCAAGGCAACCTCCAAAGACGAAATGCTGTATTTGATTAAACAAAAGGCTGAACAGACTCCGCCAAATGAATGGATCCAAGGCTTCGGCTGGGACGAGAACCTGTTTGTAGGAGGAGGAGGGATTCCTACCTTGGAGGAGCTGGATCTCGTTGCTCCTCATTGCCCGATCCTCTTGTCCCGTATTTGCGGTCATGCGAATCTCGTGAATAGCAAGGCGTTGGAGCTAAGCAACTACCACCCGGATATGGCAGTGCCAGCAGGCGGAGTGATTGTGCACGATCCTGTAACGGGAAAGCCTACAGGCATGCTGCTCGAAACGGCGTCCAACCTAATCACGCCGAACATCCCCAAACCAAGCTATGATTCGTTAAAACAAGCCTTGCGGGGCTCTGTTCGTTACGCGATGGAGCATGGTTTGACAGGGGCACATACGGAAGACTGCCGGGATTTGCATGGACTTGCGCAAACGTATCGACTCTACGATGAACTGATTAATGGAGAAGAGCTGGCGTTGCGCTGCAATCTGCTCGTGTATTACCCAAACATGCACGAGCTTCGTGACTTAGGGATGCATGCAGGCTATGGGAACAGTCATGTGAATATTGGCGCAGTCAAAATTTTTGCGGATGGAGCTCTGGGTCGTCGTACTGCTTATCTGGGGGCACCTTACGCAGATGATCCAACGACGTGCGGCTATCCTGTGCATGAGCAGGAGGCGTTGACAGAGCTGGTCCGTCAGGCACGCGAGCTGCATATGCCGATAGCGGTCCATACGATCGGAGACAAAGCACTGGAGATGGTTCTTGACAGTCTGGATCAGTTTGCTCCAGTCGCCTATCGCGATCGACTGATTCATACCCAAATCTTGCGACCGGATTTGCTCGACCGCTTGGCGGTCCCCCATCGCATCGCAGATATCCAACCACGCTTTTTGGCAGGCGATTTTCCTTGGGTCATGGATCGCGTAGGAGAGGAGCGCATCCAGCATTCTTACATCTGGAAGACGATGATGGAGCGAGGCATTATTTGTGCGGCTGGATCGGATACTCCAGTCGAACCGATCGATCCGTTGCTTGGCATTCACGCAGCCGTCACCCGAAAAGCCCCAGGTGATACACATGGTGGATACCTCCCTCATGAAAAGCTGACGATGCAAGAGGCCATTCACCTGTTCACACTCGGAAGTGCTACTGTCACCAATGAAGACCATGTAAAAGGCACCTTATCGCGCGGAAAATTTGCCGACATGACCGTCTACTCGCACGATCTGTTCTCAATCGACCCGGATGAGCTGTTGTCGACCAAGGTCGTGATGACGGTAATTGGTGGTCATGTGCGCTATTCTAGATAG
- the pdaA gene encoding delta-lactam-biosynthetic de-N-acetylase, protein MCLLLLLISPIHSALAVSDHPYHFGFKKSKNGQLPSINEEGFKSIVDRHGAVFLGDTSKKELYLTFDNGYENGFTASILDTLLTRKVPAIFFVTGHYVKDQPELLKRMAAEGHLIGNHSWSHPDMTTIPNAKVKEELTKVKDSVAQVAGQKEMRYLRPPRGIFSDRTLAVSKELGYTNVFWSVAYRDWDTKVQRGWKYAYDSVMAQMHPGAVILLHSVSKDNADALGAIIDEARKQGYEFKTLDQLPPR, encoded by the coding sequence ATGTGCCTCTTGTTGCTATTGATTTCGCCGATTCACTCCGCTCTCGCCGTTTCCGATCATCCCTATCACTTTGGATTCAAAAAAAGCAAAAACGGACAACTCCCCTCGATAAACGAAGAAGGCTTTAAAAGCATTGTGGATCGACATGGAGCGGTTTTTTTAGGGGATACGTCAAAAAAAGAACTGTACTTAACCTTTGACAATGGCTATGAAAACGGCTTTACGGCCTCGATTCTTGATACACTTCTCACGCGAAAAGTGCCTGCCATTTTCTTTGTTACGGGCCATTATGTGAAGGACCAGCCCGAGCTACTGAAAAGAATGGCTGCAGAAGGTCATCTGATTGGAAACCACTCTTGGAGTCACCCTGACATGACCACGATTCCGAACGCCAAAGTCAAGGAAGAGCTGACGAAAGTGAAGGATTCCGTGGCCCAAGTGGCTGGACAAAAGGAAATGCGCTATTTACGCCCACCTCGTGGTATTTTTAGTGATCGTACGCTGGCCGTTTCCAAGGAATTGGGCTACACAAACGTCTTCTGGTCGGTCGCATACCGTGACTGGGATACCAAAGTACAGCGTGGCTGGAAATACGCCTACGACAGCGTCATGGCACAAATGCATCCGGGGGCGGTCATTTTGCTGCATTCCGTCTCCAAGGACAACGCTGATGCTCTCGGCGCAATCATCGACGAAGCTCGGAAGCAAGGGTATGAATTCAAAACCCTAGATCAGCTCCCTCCTCGATGA
- the aspA gene encoding aspartate ammonia-lyase: MAEQTYRIEKDFLGEKEIPVHAYYGVQTMRATENFPITGYRLHSSLIIAMAMVKKAAAIANMEVSRLNPRLGNAIVSAAQEIIDGKWHDQFIVDPIQGGAGTSINMNANEVIANRGLELLEEKKGDYFHLSPNTHVNMSQSTNDAFPTAIHIATLDLLEKLLVTMDSMHDVFGQKAREFDDVIKMGRTHLQDAVPIRLGQEFEAYRRVLERDIKRIKQSRQHLYEVNMGATAVGTGLNADPRYITMVVKQLADITGFPLTGAEHLVDATQNTDAYTEVSAALKVCMMNMSKMANDLRLMASGPRAGLGEISLPARQPGSSIMPGKVNPVMAEVLNQVAFQVIGNDHTICLASEAGQLELNVMEPVLVFNLLQSISIMDNAFRVFTQHCLAGIEANRERMKEYVEKSVGVITAVNPHLGYETAARIAREAILTGKSVRELCLQHNVLTEEELDLILDPFEMTHPGIAGASLLDKA; this comes from the coding sequence ATGGCAGAACAAACGTATCGAATTGAGAAGGATTTTCTCGGTGAGAAAGAAATTCCAGTACATGCCTATTACGGTGTTCAAACTATGCGCGCGACGGAAAACTTTCCGATTACCGGTTACCGTCTTCACTCTTCCCTGATCATCGCGATGGCTATGGTAAAAAAAGCAGCGGCGATTGCCAACATGGAAGTATCCAGACTCAATCCACGACTGGGCAACGCTATTGTCTCCGCTGCACAGGAAATCATCGATGGAAAATGGCATGATCAGTTCATTGTTGACCCGATTCAAGGCGGAGCGGGTACATCCATTAACATGAACGCCAACGAAGTGATTGCAAACCGCGGGTTGGAACTATTGGAAGAGAAAAAGGGAGATTACTTCCATCTCAGCCCCAATACCCATGTCAATATGTCTCAGTCTACGAACGATGCTTTTCCGACAGCCATCCATATCGCTACCTTGGATCTGTTAGAAAAACTGTTGGTTACCATGGATAGTATGCACGATGTCTTTGGCCAAAAAGCACGTGAGTTTGACGATGTGATTAAAATGGGTCGGACCCACCTACAGGATGCGGTTCCGATTCGTCTGGGACAAGAATTCGAAGCTTATCGCCGCGTGTTGGAGCGTGATATCAAGCGCATCAAGCAGTCCCGTCAGCACTTGTACGAAGTGAACATGGGAGCGACAGCAGTCGGTACAGGATTGAATGCCGATCCTCGCTACATCACGATGGTTGTAAAGCAACTGGCAGACATCACAGGCTTCCCTCTGACCGGGGCGGAGCACCTCGTAGATGCAACGCAAAATACCGACGCCTACACGGAAGTTTCCGCTGCTTTGAAAGTTTGCATGATGAACATGTCCAAAATGGCAAATGACCTTCGTCTGATGGCATCTGGACCACGCGCCGGACTCGGGGAGATCTCCTTGCCTGCACGCCAACCTGGTTCCTCAATCATGCCAGGTAAAGTCAATCCGGTGATGGCAGAAGTTCTTAACCAGGTTGCGTTCCAAGTAATCGGAAATGACCATACGATTTGTCTGGCATCCGAGGCAGGGCAGCTGGAGCTGAACGTAATGGAGCCTGTGCTGGTCTTTAACTTATTGCAATCGATCAGCATCATGGACAATGCATTCCGCGTCTTCACTCAGCATTGCTTGGCAGGTATCGAGGCAAACCGTGAACGAATGAAAGAATATGTAGAGAAGAGCGTTGGTGTCATCACGGCCGTCAACCCACATCTGGGGTATGAAACGGCTGCACGGATTGCTCGTGAAGCGATTTTGACAGGAAAGTCCGTACGTGAATTGTGCCTGCAGCACAATGTGTTGACAGAAGAGGAACTGGATCTGATCCTCGATCCGTTCGAAATGACTCATCCCGGCATTGCTGGTGCGTCTTTACTCGACAAAGCGTAA
- a CDS encoding Gmad2 immunoglobulin-like domain-containing protein produces MKKVWILLLTVFLLQGCTSAGQRTPSTPAEPEKPPASVPSQPPATTPEQPPTSSQPENPSTSPEQKPATETPGTYSNDIFKDVTVKKTGTDTFEVKGKAQVFEGTVSYVVEDGHNELTQGFIQTSAGAPAWGDFTHTIKVKKAEPNTTLSLILFETSMKDGSRRMELIIPLPEK; encoded by the coding sequence ATGAAAAAGGTTTGGATACTCTTATTGACTGTCTTTTTGCTACAAGGTTGCACAAGTGCAGGACAGAGAACTCCATCTACACCTGCCGAACCCGAAAAGCCGCCAGCGAGCGTTCCTTCACAGCCACCAGCTACTACACCGGAACAACCGCCGACTTCGTCACAGCCTGAGAATCCTTCCACATCACCAGAGCAGAAGCCAGCAACGGAAACACCGGGCACTTACTCCAATGATATTTTTAAAGATGTGACGGTCAAAAAAACTGGAACGGATACCTTTGAAGTGAAAGGGAAGGCACAGGTATTCGAAGGAACCGTGAGCTACGTCGTCGAGGATGGTCACAACGAGCTTACACAAGGCTTCATTCAAACATCTGCCGGTGCCCCTGCCTGGGGAGATTTTACCCACACGATCAAGGTGAAAAAGGCTGAACCCAACACGACCTTGTCACTCATCCTGTTTGAAACGAGTATGAAAGACGGAAGCAGACGGATGGAGCTGATTATCCCTCTTCCTGAGAAGTAA